TATATTTACTACATTAATTCAGATCCTCATTAACTCCACCTGTTCTCACTGCTCCCAATTTATCTATCTTCTTCATTGCCCCTGGAATcatcttttaaaacatgaatcTCATTGTGTCACTatcctgcttaaaacccttcagtgaTTCTTAATCAAATATGggactaaattttattttatttttgtagctgcAAGAATGACTCCctctcccttttttaaaaagaaatcttgcaTGGCAGTTGACTTGTTAGCTGTTAACACGTGGAAGCAGAGCTGTCCTAGTTGAAATGCGGCTGGGGAAGGGGCCTTTAACTCAGCCAGGTGGATTCCTCCCCTTCTGTCTCATGGAGGCCCTAAAGCCTTTCCTTGGATCCCCTGGAGTACAGGCAAATGGAAACGCCTACTAGGCAGTTGGTGTAGACCTCAGGAGTGTCAACCAGTCCAACTGCATGGACTTAGAAAGTGTGGAAGCCAAGGTCGGTGACATGCTCACCCAGAAAGCGCAGAGTAAGAAGAGAGTCCTACAGAGAGAGGACTCCAAGAGTGATGCTGAAGTAATGCCTACAAGCCACATAATATCCCATGAAGCAATCTTTCTATTTTAACTTTCAAACTCTAAGACTGTGCCTTATAGGAGAATTTATGCTATGATCGTGTAGGACAATTTAATTCAATCAGATGTTTGAGGACAAAGTGAGGATATGTTGAATACTAAAATTTCAGTTtccaatataaaaaaaaatcaaaaattgagAACAATTTCTAATTATGTGGGTTGTGCTTTtgcttcattttcattcttacagctttttaaaaattgttttgataaTCCATGAgattagtcttttttttcccaaggccTTTTGTATTAGAAATCGTGTCAACCAACATTTCTTGTGTTTCCATATCTGATCAAGGCATTTTTAGTTAAATAAGCTAAGAATGGAATTTCAAGCAGAACTATAATAACTGATTATATTATgatagttattttaattattctctcTGCTCTTGATATCAACCTGTATTTATTCTTTATGTCTATTTACGAATtcagtgttgttgttgtttttttttttctgttggtgggagtctaaattagttcaaccattgtgaaagaaagtgtggcaattcctcaaggatctagaacgagaaataccatttgactcagcaatcccattactgggtatatacccaaaggattataaaccattctactataaagacacatacatacatatctttattgcagcactattcacaatagcaaagacttgcaaccaatccaaatgtccatcaatgatagactagataaagaaaatttggctcATATACACCacagtactatgcagccataaaaaaggatgaattcatgtcctttgcagggacgtggatgaagctggaagccatcattctcagcaaacttacactggaacagaaaaccaaacaccgcatgttctcacttgtaagtgggagttgaacaatgagaacatatgggcacagggaggggaacatcacacaccagggtctgtcagggggtgtggggcaaggggagggagagcattaggacaaatacctaatgcatgcagggcttaaaacctagatgacaggttgatgggtacagcaaaccaccatggcacatgtatacctatgtaacaagcctgcacattctgcacatgtcccagaacttaaagtaaaattaaaaaaaaaaaaaaagaattcagtgtttttttccaAGCCAGCaccatggcatgcacctgtagtcccagctactccagaggctgaggtgggggaattgcttgagccgaggaatttgtggtttcagtgagctatgatcacaccactgccccctagcctagatgacagagcaagaccccatctcttaaaaacagaaaaaaaaaatttggtcttttttgttgttccatGAAAACTAAAGAGCCATTTAGATACAGTTGACATTCTTGTTATAGAATGACCTTAATGAGGAAGGAGACGTTAATGAAGACTAATTAGTGCATAATTTTAACAAGTAAAGGAGATATGTTTGAGGCAAGAGCTGAATGGGTTGTGCATTTCAGCAGGTATTTGCATATTGAGTGACACTGTCAAAAAGGAAGAGGTGAACAGAAAGGAGCTGGACAGGGCAGGCTCCAACTACACCAGaccgttcaactctgtttgctTTTATCCATTCCCATTTCAAAAAGGATTTGAGCAGAGCTTGTCCTTTGTGTCTTGTGTGGGCTTCAGGCAAGCACGTCTTCAATCTTGCTTTCTTCTGACTCGGACCACCCTCTCCCTAGGCCTCAGTTCTGTCATCATCAGAGCTTTTTCTGCTCCTGTCTTTATGGTCCGCCTCCATCACACCCTGGAGCTGACCTGTTTCTGGCCACCAGTCTTTGCTGTCAGACTTTGAATAGGCAAGCACAACCTGTCCTGACATCAGCAGCTTCCTCATGCTCCACAGGATTCTGCTGTTGGCATTTCTAGGCCCCCTAGAAATGAGGAGCCCACCACACCCCCCCATCCTTCCCACTTCCAACTGGGACTTCACAGAAACTCAGCACCAAGCAGAAGCCCGAAGTGTGTATCGGTTGACTGAAACTTCAAactgattttgtttctttcctaatCCTTTTAAATGTGATATGTGTTTAAGAGTAGCAGAGACAAAGTGATTTAGGAAAATTATAATGTTATCCTAGCCTGTTTTAGTGACACTCTACAATGGTTAAGAAAATTGACTGTCAGATTTGATCATTGTTGTCGAAGTGAACAGCCATCATTCTCAGAGTGGCTGGAGTCAAATTCTCACCCAGCAGAAGCAATTTTAATGACTGAAGAATCCAGTTACCACAAGAAGCAATGGAACCTGAATGCACTGCTGACCTCCCGCAttctctctcttctatttttcagGCACAACATGTTTGATTGCTCTGCTATCAGATAAAGACCTCACTGTGGCCAACGTGGGTGACTCGCGCGGGGTCCTGTGTGACAAAGATGGGAACGCTATTCCTTTGTCTCATGATCACAAGCCTTACCagttgaaggaaagaaagaggataaAGAGAGCAGGTGAGCTTGTGAACACCTCCAAGAAATGTCTGCTGTCTTGCTGGTGAACAAGGCGGCTTGCTTGGAGAGCTCCTGGATAAAATGTTCAGTTACCCGGTATTAGAGAGGCTGCTACTGAGGTAACTGAGATTGACTTTGTAACGTTGCCTATCAAATAAATGGCCACTAAATCTGTCTTCCTTCATAGCCAAACATTCCAAAAGAACTAAAAAGCCCATTTCCAGTTTAAAGGCTAATAAGATCTTTGGGCCCTGGGTTCTCACTTTTCTCTAGCCTGTTGCTATATGCTGCTTCCCTCGGAGCCACACCAAACTACTAATCATTCCTAAAAAGACCTTGTTTCTGATACCTCTGTGCTGTTCTGGGTCACAATTACTTGTCCCATAAGACTCAGTTTAAGGTGTTCTTTTGGAAGCTTTCCATGTCACACTGTGGCAAGGGCCTTCCCATTCTGGGGTGGATGCCCATCTGCCTTTCCCCAGCATCCTATGTGGACGTCTTGGGTCACCTTTTATAATACATGGACATACCTGGCTCTCCTATCTGCCTTGCCTTCCTGTCACCTCTTTGAAGACAGGAACTTGGTTTTGTTCATCTCTATGCCTTGAGCATTTGGCTTAGTGCCTGGtataagtaaatatttcagaGCAAGGTTGGGGTAGAGGGGtcccttattcattcattcattggtttATTCAATATTTTAGGAGCTGGGGATAAAACAAAACCCCATTCCCAAGCTTTCATGAAACTTACATTCTGAAATTGGCATGGGGGTGAGGAATGGAGTAAATAgacattaacaaaaaaaaaaatagtaaaagtaaGTCATTCATATAGTATATTAGAAGTTGATAACTGCTATGGATAGACATGAAGCAGGTAAGGGGAGTGTCAGGGAGTTGTAGTTTTAAGTAGTGTGGCCTGTGTGGACCTTGCTAGAGTGACGTTTGGACAAAGACTCGGAGGATAATTATCAGTTGATTATTACATTTTCATAATTCGATTTCAGAGAATACCTTTATACCTATGGAAGGGAAGAATTCTGTAACTTTTCAGACTGAGAGCTGCAGGATGTATGCTCTTCATGATGTGCCAGGCAGCAGGCCAGCTGTCAGAGGGGAGCAAGCAGGGTGCTCATGTACACTAGTATCTGACCAGGATGGGCCCCTGCTGTCTGGATTAATCTGCACATTGACTCTCGATCTCTACAGGTCAGCTTCTGCCCAGTGAATGAATTGAATGAACCTAATCAACATTTTAGTTTTCACAGTAGGGAACCATACTGTTAAGTCAAAATGCGTTGAATTTTATTACAACCTCCTGCTTCAGTGATTGCTTGAGttgcaaaatagtttttaatgaaAGCATTGGTCAGGTTTTCTACTGATGGGATGAAACGAATGATATTTTAGGAGCATCTATCAAGCTTTGATGACCTCCAGGCAGTAGGAGCAAAGTTCTCTGGCTTCCTACTTGTAAAACACCATCTGCCTGCAGGAGTCCACTGTGAAATTAAGATAGAGTTAGCCCAATCTTGCATCAGCACAGGCAAGGACGTGTACACAATACACCTGAAAATGTCATCTTACCGTTCGGTGCTCTCTTTTGAAATATCATGGCCATTTtatccttcctcttcttccctgtcATACCCACTACCCACGCCTGCACCCTACATTGATTCTTTGTAGAAGCAAATTTGGACACTGTCTCCAAGGAGGTTAATCTAACCTCTCTGTTCTTTTACATAATTTGATCAACGGCATATGTTATACAGGGCTTAAGAAACAGTGATTGGTTTTACCATCTTCATGTGTgttttctctggcctcagcctcttttCAGGACATCTTTCCCCTTCCTGCTTAGCATGACAGTAAGGTCCAGCCAGTCTGGGCCAAATACATGTCTTTCTGTCGCCACTCCTTATACTGTTTCCAACAACAACATTAGCTGTCATTTATTGTGTGCTCATCCTGTGCTGGCAGCAAAGCCTAGAACTTTACACATACACCTTCTCTTTGCCTGTCTTAAGAGGTTGataatattattctcattttgtagcCAACAAACTGGAACTTCACAGAGGCTTATGTGCCCAAGCACACACAGCTAGCGAATGGTGAGACCACAGCTGAAACCCAGGACTGGGTTTTATGCTCTTGCCTACTAGACCATGCTTCCTGGAATGTCCTCCTACATATCCTGCCCATAGATGTTTCACCCATCGCTCAAAGCCCACCCTCATGATCAGAACTGGAAATTATCCCTCCCTTCTCCATCTGCCTACAGCATTTAGCAGACACTGGTCTTGCCCTGAAGAATACCACTTTGTGCTTATTGTATTTAATACTTTTTGTGGCTTAATTCTCCTGCCAGGCTgtctacttttttaaagaaagttctgGATCTTGTATAACTTCATATCCTGCACATTGCCTTCCATGGAGTAGGTATTTAGTAAATATCTGACAAATatgtgaatgaagaaaaaaattatagatacaATTGTTAAGTGCATATTATGTTCAGGGACTGTGCCAAATGACTTATGTGGAATAAGACCTTCATTTCTCAACAACCCAATAAAATAGATACTGTCTCTATTTTGTAGCCAGGGAGACTGAGGATCAGAGAAAGAGTTTCTCATCCAAAGTGAGACATGGTTAGAAGAGACAGAGCCAGGAATCACATTCAAGTAGTCTGACCTGAGCCTTTAATGACTATATTAATATGTGCTTTTTCTTAATGTTGATACTATTTGGGGGGACAGAGCTGTTTTAAGATCTATATAGGCACACTTAAGAGTGGCCTCAGGCCAAATGATGTATACGGTGCCTGTTCACCTGCCTTTCAGCATTCCTTTGCCGCTCTCCTCAAATCCCTACCCTCATGCTCTCTACTGTCAATCACTGAGCCACCATGGTGTTAAGTTAAAACCAATGCCCTCCCCCATATGTATCCCCCACCTTCAGTACTCTTACTGATATATTACTGAAATCCTTCAAGATGCCAGGATGAGGGTATGAGGATCAACTGGTAGAGTATGAAACCCCAGGCCATGCAGTGGGTCCCAGGAGTGACGGGGTTAAGGGGAGTACTCATGGCCCAGTTCACATAAAGTAGGTCACCCTGTTGTGCACGTACCTAGACTATCCCAGGTATGTGAGATATCAGCTGGTCAAACTAATGGGCTCATCCTGTCTTTCTAGGTGGTTTCATCAGTTTCAATGGCTCTTGGAGGGTCCAGGGAATCCTGGCCATGTCTCGGTCCCTGGGGGATTATCCGCTGAAAAATCTCAACGTGGTCATCCCAGACCCAGACATCCTGACCTTTGACCTGGACAAGCTTCAGCCCGAGTTCATGATCTTGGCATCAGATGGCCTCTGGGATGCTTTCAGCAATGAAGAAGCAGTTCGATTCATCAAGGAGCGCTTGGATGAACCTCACTTTGGGGCCAAAAGCATAGTTTTACAGTCATTTTACAGAGGCTGCCCTGACAATATAACAGTCATGGTGGTGAAGTTCAGAAATAGCAGCAAAACAGAAGAGCAGTGAACCCTTCAGGGGTCTCAGCTGCCTTAGACTAAAGGACTTTCAACACACTGGTCTCTTTTAATTTAGTGAAAAGTGTGGGAGTTGTAATTAGGATCATCCATCCCAGACATGGAATCCCCCCTCCCTGGTGGTCTTAGGTCTATAATCAGTGACGAACAGAGGGTGCCGTTGGCCAATGTAgttaagaaactggaaaatggTTTCTTCATGTTTTCCCAACTCTTTCATCCAGtgcccaaaatatataaataaatagctgtAGAGTCACATATATGAAGTGAATAGCATATGTGCCATTTAGTCTCCCTGAAGATTCTTTTCAAGATCCTGTTCAAGGTCCTCCAGGCATCAGCTGTTGTGTCCTCTCTTTGGAACAGTGGACAGGACAGGCCACCCAGTGCTGCAGGAGACAGACCACTGTGTCACCTGTGAGTGGTCAGGGGCTGATGTGGCCAACACCCTCTGCCAAGAGACAGAGCTGTCCTAAGAATGCTTTGTCCTTCTGAGCCCATGTTTTCTGCTCAGTAGCAGCTTGGAAGCAGATTTGGAATGGTTTATTATTTTGGCTGCTCTTGGGGACTGCGAGAAGCAGAGAGGATGAGAGACCAGTGGCAACTGCCTGCACAGCAGAAATAACCCTTTTCCCTTGCTTCCTTTAATAGTTAAATAGACTTTGTATACCACCTGACCAAACTTTGTGCATTTATCCTAATCATGCATGACCGTTAACCTTTTGCTTAGTCCTTACCGTATGTAAGAGGCAGCTGTTAAATTCACCGACACCCTGATTTTTCATCTTACGTGAGCAAGAAACCACATTGgggaaatgaaaaaagcaagcCACAATACCATGATTCCTTCCGTTTTCAACAGTAGATGAAGGAAATGATACTGAATGAGTCACAGTGTTCCCTGGCAAGTAAGCTGTTTGCATTGAGAAAGGAGTGAGCTGGTGAGGTTACCACCCTGAATTGAGCTCCAGCTgccagtttttgtgtttttccttgCCCCTTTCCAAGTAGTTTTCAAGTGTCACGCAGTGTTCTGAGAAGCAGCAGCCTATAACTGTATTTGTGTTCCTTGAAGCCAGGTGGAGTTCCCAGCTACTGCAGCTTGGGATTTGGTGGGAAACTACTGGGATGAGCTTCTCCTTGACAATGGAAAGGCAGCAGTCTTTAACATTTGGTTGCAAATCTCCATCCACATCAGGGAGCTTTCCCCAGGCAAACACAAACCGCCCCCTGTGGCCTGCAGGCCTGCAGGGGAGGCAGCAAAGGGATCTGGCAGTGGCAACACAGCAAGTCGGGAATTCAAGCGTGAACCCATATTGGTAAGTGGGCCAGAATTATTTAGGGGCCTGGCTTGCTGCTCTCCATTTCCTGTATCACTAATGTATCGTTTTTCCAACCTTGGTATTTTATAAGTTTATTTAGAGAAAATGCTGGGTCACTCTCTTTGCCTAAGGTGACTCAAACAGCCAAACAAAACTTTCGTTGCCTCCCACCCCTCTGTATCCACCTGGTTTTGTTCTTTCCCTGTGAGCATTTGTGGTTATAGCTTCCCATATGCCACATTCACCGGCCACCTCCTCGCCGTGGagccctgccctctcccctcctGCTGCTGTAGAGCTTTCCCAAAGCAGTGTCCAGGGGAGAATTCGAGACAGTGAAGAAATTGCCTTGTGGATGTGGAGGGCTGCAGTCTGTCTTGATTTCTCCAAGCACTTAACTTTCTTTGACTGCACTGAGAATTGCTGATGATTTCCCATGAGATTTGCTTACTTTTTTGTTTACTATATTTTCCAGAATTACAGTTAGAACCTTGGTTGTTTTTAGCCATAGAATCTTCTAGTACAAAGTATCTGCCACCATTTTAGATTTAAGCATTTGCCTATGGGGAGACACTGAATATGTGGATGTGTGTATTAATatttggggtggggacagggaaggGAATGTGGAAAACAAATGCTGGCTGTGAGCAGTGCTGAGATGGCCAGGCCAGGCGGCTGAGTTTGCTTGGAAATTCAGGACATTCTGACTCCTAAGAGTTGCCCCCACCCACCATTGAACTGAAATCAGCACCAATGGTGTCAGCACGTTACAGCCCATAGCcaactttctttatttttaacatagcacaaaaatgtataatagcaaggaaaagacatttttaaattccacAGTTATTTTTATTGGCTAAAATGAAAGCAGCAGTGTTTtgataaagatgaaaaagaaaagctactAAATTAGTAAATCAGTGGTTACGTGCCCTGCAGAATTTCTTAACAGATGGTGCTGAGTGCACGAGTTACATAACTTTCTCTCTAACTGAGGTTCACAAGGCGTCTTCTAAATTTTGCTTTGTACAATTAATTCATTTCTGATGTTAACCAAATAGAGTGTATATATCCTACTCCCATTACTGCCTCTTTCCCCCCTACTATGGCTTGTAGATTTTCAAAAGATAGAAGTTCTAGGCAAAACTGTAGCAGTTTCATTAATAGTTAGGATAGTTATATCTAAAATCAGAGTATTTTGTTCCCTTCCTTCTGGAGCTCTCTCTCCCTAGCCCTTTTCCAGCTGTTGGGGATGTGCAGACATCACTCCTGGGGTGCCCTGTGGTACACTGGCTGCTCCCCAGGGACCTGGGAATGCTGAATCTAGCCATTAGGGAAATTGATTTGAGATGTTTGCATGTGAAGCTTCCCTAAGCAGCACTGCCAAAGCTTTGGAATTGTCACCCAAGGCTTCCTAGACTCCCTAGCTAGCTCGAGTTCGAATTGCCAATAGTCCCCATGGTGCCAAATTTTGGGATGGTTTTACAGTCTTTTAGAAATGAAGACGGGAATGGCCATGTGCTTATGAGACCTCAGCAAGATGCCAGGCCCAGGTCTCCATTAATGCAGTGCTCTGCTGCTGCTCCACTGGCAATTTGTACTCTTAACATAGGTTGGGGGAGGGACAGctagggaaatttttttttaaattaattgtatCTACAATTCTTTCATCATAGGACTAAACAACACTTACATAGAAAGCTCCAAAGCTGTTCCCAAgacctgtatttattttatatgaacaACTTGCCCCAAGGCAATTAACTCTGAATTGCTGTTCTAATGTGACATATctgtgtacatatgtacatattacTGGTAACCAGTGGCTGCATTTTATTCCTTGCTGTGGACTGAGGTATTGGCTTCTTGAATCTTGTATATGTCATAAGAATATTACACAGAGAGTGTTATAGTGAAGGATGCAAGCTGGATAATTTAAAACGGGCTTTATTTCATACAAGTATAACTATTACATCATTTTGGGTAAATGGCAAACAGGATTGCATGAGAGTGATGGCATCATCATTTCAATTTAATCTGAAGTGGCTCTAGGAATTGATTTCACTGTTGGATTCTAGGAAATTGAGTCCACTGTTTCCTTtgcatttaatttcctttgtgtTTAATTTGACCACAGAAACTTTTTTGAGTAGCACCTAGTAACATTGCAAGAACTTGTGTATCAAGGTGTATCttgattttcctgattttttttgttctctAAAAGTTGTTGCCAGATC
This window of the Nomascus leucogenys isolate Asia chromosome 11, Asia_NLE_v1, whole genome shotgun sequence genome carries:
- the PPM1L gene encoding protein phosphatase 1L isoform X3 — encoded protein: MICTMTAAEYVKSRLPEALKQHLQDYEKDKENSVLSYQTILEQQILSIDREMLEKLTVSYDEAGTTCLIALLSDKDLTVANVGDSRGVLCDKDGNAIPLSHDHKPYQLKERKRIKRAGGFISFNGSWRVQGILAMSRSLGDYPLKNLNVVIPDPDILTFDLDKLQPEFMILASDGLWDAFSNEEAVRFIKERLDEPHFGAKSIVLQSFYRGCPDNITVMVVKFRNSSKTEEQ
- the PPM1L gene encoding protein phosphatase 1L isoform X2, which produces MLEKLTVSYDEAGTTCLIALLSDKDLTVANVGDSRGVLCDKDGNAIPLSHDHKPYQLKERKRIKRAGGFISFNGSWRVQGILAMSRSLGDYPLKNLNVVIPDPDILTFDLDKLQPEFMILASDGLWDAFSNEEAVRFIKERLDEPHFGAKSIVLQSFYRGCPDNITVMVVKFRNSSKTEEQ